The following coding sequences lie in one Tichowtungia aerotolerans genomic window:
- the rplL gene encoding 50S ribosomal protein L7/L12 produces MAEEVKEEVQLEGKMAEFVEWIEGISVLELSKLVEALETRLGVSAAAPVAVAAGGAAAGGGEEAAAAQTEFTVTLTVPGSQKIQVIKELRGITNLGLKEAKELVDNAPKAVKEGVSKEEAEEIKAKLEGVGATVEIK; encoded by the coding sequence ATGGCTGAAGAAGTAAAAGAAGAAGTACAGCTCGAAGGCAAAATGGCTGAATTCGTAGAGTGGATCGAAGGAATTTCGGTTCTGGAACTTTCCAAACTGGTTGAAGCACTTGAAACTCGTCTTGGCGTTTCTGCTGCAGCCCCGGTTGCTGTGGCCGCTGGCGGCGCTGCTGCTGGTGGTGGCGAAGAAGCCGCTGCTGCTCAGACTGAGTTCACTGTTACTTTGACGGTTCCCGGTTCGCAGAAAATTCAGGTTATTAAAGAGCTTCGTGGTATCACGAACCTTGGCCTGAAAGAAGCGAAAGAACTGGTCGACAACGCTCCGAAAGCTGTTAAAGAAGGCGTCTCCAAAGAAGAAGCCGAAGAGATTAAAGCAAAACTCGAAG
- the rplJ gene encoding 50S ribosomal protein L10, which translates to MSTEGKNLRPEKKAMYNEVQEHVSGALYMILADYTGMSMPETTEFKKQLRGAEAKVKIVKNSMLQRLCEDFGQVTGPTAMVFGEGDVVEVAKILKKFSAQKEKPVLKGGMLEGSVLSAEDVAALAKLPGKKELQAKLVGTLAAPMTQVVGVMNQKVCSLLYVLNAVREKKEQAA; encoded by the coding sequence ATGAGCACAGAAGGTAAAAATTTGAGACCTGAAAAAAAGGCAATGTACAATGAGGTGCAGGAACATGTTTCCGGTGCGCTTTATATGATCCTTGCCGACTACACGGGCATGAGCATGCCTGAAACCACAGAATTTAAAAAACAGCTTCGCGGAGCAGAGGCCAAAGTAAAAATTGTTAAGAACAGCATGCTGCAGCGGTTGTGTGAGGACTTCGGTCAGGTGACCGGTCCAACCGCAATGGTTTTCGGCGAAGGTGACGTGGTTGAAGTTGCTAAAATTCTGAAGAAGTTTTCTGCGCAGAAAGAAAAACCGGTTCTCAAAGGCGGAATGCTCGAAGGATCGGTTCTTTCGGCCGAGGATGTGGCTGCTCTGGCAAAACTGCCGGGCAAAAAAGAGCTTCAGGCGAAACTGGTGGGTACACTGGCAGCACCGATGACTCAGGTGGTTGGTGTCATGAACCAGAAAGTCTGCAGTTTGCTGTATGTGCTCAACGCCGTACGCGAGAAAAAAGAACAGGCGGCGTAA
- the rplA gene encoding 50S ribosomal protein L1, whose product MAHGKKYNSVKEKVSVEKQYALEEAIQFLKDNPTAGFDETFELALRMGVDPTKSDQAIRSTVALPNGTGKDVRVIVFATGDAAEAARSAGAADVGFEDLIEKVKNGWMDFDVVIATPDAMKEVRKIARVLGPRGLMPNPKTGTVTDDIGNAVTQFKAGRVEFRMDRNANIMLPFGKRSFTVEALAENFRAAYDAILAAKPDSVKGIYIKRVTIATTMGPGLHVDVKETAAA is encoded by the coding sequence ATGGCACACGGAAAAAAATATAACTCAGTGAAAGAAAAGGTTTCTGTTGAGAAACAGTATGCCCTCGAAGAGGCCATTCAGTTCTTAAAAGACAACCCCACCGCCGGTTTCGATGAAACCTTTGAACTGGCCCTCCGCATGGGAGTGGATCCGACGAAATCCGACCAGGCAATCCGTTCCACGGTGGCTCTGCCGAACGGAACCGGTAAAGATGTTCGTGTGATCGTTTTTGCGACGGGCGATGCGGCTGAAGCGGCCCGTTCTGCCGGAGCGGCAGACGTCGGATTTGAAGACCTGATTGAGAAGGTCAAAAACGGGTGGATGGACTTTGATGTGGTGATTGCCACTCCGGACGCCATGAAAGAAGTTCGCAAGATTGCCCGTGTTCTCGGACCGCGCGGTTTGATGCCGAACCCGAAAACCGGAACGGTTACTGACGATATTGGAAATGCGGTGACTCAGTTTAAAGCAGGACGCGTTGAGTTCCGGATGGACCGCAATGCAAACATTATGCTTCCGTTCGGGAAACGCTCTTTCACCGTTGAAGCGCTGGCAGAGAATTTCCGTGCTGCATATGATGCGATTCTGGCAGCGAAACCGGATTCGGTTAAAGGGATTTATATTAAGCGCGTGACGATTGCGACCACTATGGGACCGGGTTTGCACGTGGATGTCAAAGAAACCGCAGCAGCTTAA
- the rplK gene encoding 50S ribosomal protein L11 yields MAKKEKGLIKLQIPAGQANPAPPVGPALGQHGVNIMEFCKAFNAATQQEAGMIIPVVITVYEDRSFSFVTKSPPASALLKKAASIAKGSGVPNRDKVGKVTRAQVEEIAKTKEADLNASDLDAACRIIEGTARSMGIEVE; encoded by the coding sequence ATGGCAAAAAAAGAAAAGGGATTGATCAAACTGCAGATACCGGCCGGACAGGCCAACCCGGCACCGCCGGTGGGTCCTGCGCTCGGTCAGCATGGCGTGAACATCATGGAGTTCTGCAAGGCGTTCAACGCAGCGACACAGCAGGAAGCTGGAATGATTATTCCGGTGGTGATCACCGTTTATGAGGATCGTTCGTTCTCGTTTGTAACAAAAAGTCCACCGGCATCTGCACTGCTCAAAAAAGCAGCATCGATTGCAAAGGGATCCGGGGTTCCGAACCGTGACAAGGTTGGAAAAGTCACCCGTGCACAGGTGGAAGAGATCGCAAAAACAAAAGAAGCGGACCTGAACGCCAGTGACCTGGATGCGGCTTGCCGTATTATCGAAGGAACCGCTCGCAGTATGGGAATTGAGGTTGAATAG
- the nusG gene encoding transcription termination/antitermination protein NusG produces the protein MKKQWFVLHTLSGHEQKVQGNIASRVQQEEMEEYIGEILIPTENVSEVKQGKKTTVKRKFFPGYVLANVALYDDNKNLIAETWSFIQETPSVIGFIGGDAPVPLRDDEVENILNQVEEKKEKVTPKVQFDPGETVKISDGPFASLAGIIDEVDPARGMLKVLVSVFGRETPVELEYWQVDKASS, from the coding sequence ATGAAAAAGCAGTGGTTTGTTTTACACACGCTCTCAGGGCATGAACAGAAAGTTCAGGGCAATATTGCCAGCCGGGTGCAGCAGGAGGAAATGGAAGAGTATATCGGTGAGATCCTGATTCCGACCGAAAATGTTTCGGAAGTGAAGCAGGGTAAAAAAACCACCGTGAAACGGAAGTTTTTCCCCGGGTACGTGCTGGCGAATGTCGCTCTGTATGACGACAATAAGAATTTAATAGCGGAAACCTGGTCGTTTATTCAGGAAACCCCGAGTGTAATTGGTTTTATCGGAGGCGATGCTCCCGTGCCGTTACGCGATGATGAGGTGGAGAATATTCTGAATCAGGTGGAAGAGAAAAAAGAAAAAGTTACGCCGAAAGTTCAGTTTGATCCGGGCGAAACGGTTAAAATTTCTGACGGACCGTTTGCCAGCTTGGCAGGCATTATCGACGAAGTCGACCCAGCGCGCGGGATGCTCAAAGTGCTGGTTTCTGTATTCGGGCGTGAGACACCGGTGGAACTTGAATATTGGCAGGTGGACAAGGCGTCTTCCTAA
- the secE gene encoding preprotein translocase subunit SecE translates to MKKIVELISALKTFLGEVKTELKKCTWPTRSELMGSTMVVVISVVILGAFVGLSDSVLMGILRAVLR, encoded by the coding sequence ATGAAAAAGATTGTTGAATTGATCAGTGCTCTGAAAACATTTCTGGGCGAGGTGAAAACCGAGCTGAAGAAGTGTACCTGGCCGACCCGATCGGAATTGATGGGTTCAACAATGGTGGTTGTGATTTCTGTGGTGATTCTGGGTGCATTTGTTGGTCTGAGCGACTCGGTGCTGATGGGAATTTTGAGAGCGGTTCTGCGATAA
- the rpmG gene encoding 50S ribosomal protein L33 — MPRDIITLACTECKRRNYTTTKNKKLAKGRLEVKKFCPHDRSHTLHRETK; from the coding sequence ATGCCGAGAGATATTATTACATTGGCCTGCACAGAGTGTAAGCGTCGTAACTATACCACGACGAAGAATAAGAAGCTTGCGAAGGGCCGACTTGAGGTGAAGAAGTTCTGCCCCCACGACCGCAGCCACACACTGCACAGAGAAACCAAATAA
- the tuf gene encoding elongation factor Tu, with protein sequence MAKDKFERTKPHVNVGTIGHVDHGKTTLTAAITCVQGAKGLSEYIAYDDVAKASESQGRRDASKIMTIATSHVEYETANRHYAHVDCPGHADYVKNMITGAAQMDGAILCVSASDGPMPQTREHILLARQVGVPAIVVFMNKCDLVDDEELLDLVELEIRELLSKYEFPGDDAPVVRGSALRAIEDPSGPGAECIQELMDALDSYIQEPERVTDQAFLLPIEDVFSIEGRGTVVTGRVERGMIHTGDEVEIVGLKPTAKTTCTGVEMFRKILDEGQAGDNVGCLLRGTKKEEVERGQVLAKPGSITPHTTFKAEVYILNKEEGGRHTPFFKGYRPQFYFRTTDVTGDITLAEGVEMVMPGDNVTMDVELITPIAMEQHMRFAIREGGRTVGAGRVTDVVK encoded by the coding sequence ATGGCTAAAGATAAATTCGAACGGACAAAACCGCACGTTAACGTCGGTACCATCGGTCACGTTGACCATGGTAAAACCACGCTGACTGCAGCGATTACCTGTGTACAGGGAGCTAAAGGTCTTAGTGAGTACATCGCCTACGATGATGTTGCTAAAGCTTCTGAGTCCCAGGGTCGCCGCGACGCTTCTAAAATTATGACCATTGCTACGTCTCACGTTGAGTATGAGACAGCGAATCGTCACTACGCTCACGTTGACTGCCCGGGCCATGCTGACTACGTTAAAAACATGATTACCGGTGCTGCCCAGATGGACGGTGCTATCCTCTGCGTTTCCGCTTCTGATGGTCCGATGCCGCAGACCCGTGAGCACATCCTGCTCGCTCGTCAGGTCGGTGTGCCGGCTATCGTTGTTTTCATGAACAAATGTGACCTCGTCGACGACGAAGAGCTGCTCGACCTCGTTGAGCTCGAAATTCGCGAGCTGCTTTCCAAATACGAGTTCCCCGGCGACGACGCTCCGGTTGTTCGCGGTTCTGCTCTGCGTGCGATCGAAGATCCGTCCGGACCGGGCGCTGAGTGCATTCAGGAACTGATGGACGCTCTTGACAGCTACATCCAGGAGCCGGAACGTGTTACGGACCAGGCATTCCTGCTTCCGATTGAGGACGTGTTCTCGATTGAAGGTCGCGGTACGGTTGTTACCGGTCGTGTTGAACGTGGTATGATCCACACGGGTGATGAAGTTGAAATCGTTGGTCTGAAACCGACCGCGAAAACCACCTGCACAGGTGTTGAAATGTTCCGCAAGATTCTGGATGAAGGTCAGGCCGGTGACAACGTCGGCTGTCTGCTCCGCGGCACCAAAAAGGAAGAAGTTGAGCGTGGTCAGGTTCTGGCGAAGCCGGGTTCGATCACTCCGCACACGACCTTCAAAGCTGAGGTTTACATCCTGAACAAAGAAGAAGGTGGACGTCATACTCCGTTCTTCAAAGGATACCGCCCGCAGTTCTACTTCCGCACAACGGACGTGACCGGTGACATCACCCTCGCAGAAGGTGTCGAAATGGTGATGCCTGGCGATAACGTCACGATGGATGTTGAGCTGATCACGCCGATCGCTATGGAGCAGCACATGCGCTTCGCGATTCGTGAAGGTGGTCGTACGGTTGGTGCTGGTCGCGTGACCGACGTTGTAAAATAA
- a CDS encoding peroxiredoxin, which produces MLQIGQEVPDFEIEVFHNEEIKKVKLSDYKGKWVVFLFYPADFTFVCPTELKEAAQLYDQFQAADAEIISVSTDTAFVHKAWHDNSDAIKQVKYPMGSDPSGKICRQFGTYLEDDGVALRGTFIIDPDSILKTVEMHDLGIGRSAAEALRKLEAAKFVREYGDQVCPAGWKPGDDTITPGLDLVGKI; this is translated from the coding sequence ATGCTGCAAATTGGACAGGAAGTTCCTGACTTCGAGATCGAAGTCTTTCATAATGAGGAAATTAAAAAGGTAAAACTCTCTGACTATAAAGGGAAATGGGTTGTATTTCTATTCTATCCGGCAGACTTCACCTTCGTCTGCCCCACCGAACTCAAGGAGGCCGCACAGCTCTACGATCAGTTCCAGGCCGCCGACGCTGAAATCATTTCAGTCAGCACCGATACTGCGTTTGTCCATAAGGCATGGCACGACAACTCTGACGCCATCAAACAGGTCAAGTATCCCATGGGCTCCGACCCTTCCGGCAAAATCTGCAGACAATTCGGAACGTATCTGGAGGACGACGGAGTCGCCCTGCGCGGCACATTCATTATCGACCCGGACAGCATCCTGAAAACGGTCGAAATGCATGATCTCGGTATCGGCCGAAGCGCCGCAGAGGCATTGCGCAAACTCGAAGCTGCTAAATTCGTGCGCGAATATGGCGATCAGGTCTGTCCGGCAGGCTGGAAGCCCGGCGATGACACAATCACACCCGGACTGGATCTGGTCGGAAAAATTTAA
- the argH gene encoding argininosuccinate lyase: protein MKTQKTTVGTIDEEVLAFTAGRDVELDVNLIQADCIGTAAHVTMLSRMKPAIITADERKQVIGELKKIIELADEGKFKIRLADQDVHLAVERTLTEKLGDLGKKIHTCRSRNDQVAVDLRLFAREELLGAIEEAVALAAALLKFGRKHQKVPMVGRTHMQPGMPSSVGLWASAHAESLLDDCVLLVNAYELNDQCPLGSAASYGVPLEINRELTSDLLGFRCPVHNVLYANNSRGKNESIILSAMSQVMLTLSRMAQDLMLFTMPEFGYFTLPDELTTGSSIMPQKKNPDVIELVRARASKVKACELAVYDLIKGSPTGYNRDLQDAKEFFMDGVATTRACLRVLSPFIEAVEVNKQALIDGFRPDVFATDRALELVGEGMPFRDAYHYVKENIGELESIDPRKAIEQKTHLGAPMGIDWALFKERVAAVNAIVREQRKMIDRTVNKLFAEK from the coding sequence ATGAAAACGCAGAAGACAACAGTCGGAACAATTGATGAGGAAGTACTGGCGTTTACGGCCGGGCGGGATGTAGAGCTCGATGTGAACCTGATCCAGGCGGACTGCATCGGAACAGCTGCCCATGTGACGATGCTTTCAAGAATGAAGCCGGCGATTATTACTGCTGATGAGCGCAAGCAGGTGATTGGTGAGCTTAAAAAAATTATAGAGCTGGCTGATGAAGGAAAATTTAAAATCCGTCTGGCCGATCAGGATGTGCATTTGGCCGTTGAGCGTACGCTGACGGAAAAACTGGGTGATCTCGGCAAGAAGATCCATACCTGCCGCAGTCGCAATGATCAGGTGGCGGTGGATCTGCGCCTGTTTGCCCGTGAAGAGCTTCTGGGAGCAATCGAAGAGGCGGTCGCGCTGGCGGCTGCATTGCTGAAGTTCGGGCGGAAGCATCAAAAGGTTCCGATGGTTGGAAGAACGCATATGCAGCCGGGGATGCCGAGTTCGGTCGGGCTGTGGGCGTCGGCGCATGCGGAGAGCCTGCTCGATGACTGTGTGTTGCTGGTAAACGCGTATGAGCTGAATGATCAGTGTCCGTTGGGGTCGGCCGCCAGCTATGGTGTGCCGCTGGAGATTAATCGCGAGCTGACATCAGATCTGCTCGGGTTCCGCTGTCCGGTCCACAACGTACTCTACGCCAATAACAGTCGCGGAAAAAACGAGAGTATTATTCTTTCTGCAATGAGTCAGGTGATGCTGACGCTCTCACGCATGGCGCAGGATCTGATGCTGTTTACCATGCCGGAGTTCGGCTATTTTACGCTGCCCGATGAATTGACAACCGGCAGCAGCATCATGCCGCAGAAGAAGAATCCGGATGTGATTGAGCTCGTTCGTGCGCGCGCGTCCAAAGTTAAGGCCTGTGAGCTGGCAGTGTATGATCTGATCAAGGGATCGCCGACCGGCTACAACCGTGATCTGCAGGACGCCAAGGAGTTTTTCATGGACGGCGTGGCGACGACGCGCGCCTGCCTGCGGGTTCTAAGCCCGTTTATTGAGGCTGTTGAAGTGAATAAACAGGCCCTTATCGATGGGTTCAGGCCGGATGTGTTTGCCACCGATCGGGCGTTGGAACTGGTGGGTGAGGGGATGCCGTTCCGCGATGCGTATCATTATGTGAAGGAAAATATTGGCGAACTCGAGAGTATTGATCCGCGCAAGGCAATCGAGCAGAAGACGCATCTCGGTGCGCCGATGGGAATTGACTGGGCGCTTTTCAAAGAGCGGGTTGCTGCGGTGAACGCTATTGTGCGCGAGCAGCGCAAAATGATCGATCGGACGGTGAATAAGCTTTTTGCTGAAAAGTGA
- the dtd gene encoding D-aminoacyl-tRNA deacylase has translation MKLLIQRVKSASVIVEGKTVGEIGGGLLVLVGVSHDDTASDAAHLAKKTANLRIFDDNEGVMNRSVLDVGGSVLAVSQFTLYGDCKKGNRPSYINAARPERGRELYDEYVSQLQAFISQVETGIFQAEMEVSLVNDGPVTLILESTGRK, from the coding sequence ATGAAACTGCTCATCCAGCGTGTAAAATCAGCATCCGTAATTGTCGAAGGAAAAACGGTCGGTGAAATAGGGGGCGGTCTTCTGGTTCTCGTCGGCGTATCGCACGATGACACCGCCTCCGACGCTGCTCATCTTGCGAAAAAAACCGCCAACCTGCGGATTTTTGATGATAATGAGGGCGTCATGAACCGGTCCGTTCTGGATGTCGGCGGCTCTGTTCTGGCGGTCAGTCAGTTTACACTTTACGGCGACTGCAAAAAAGGAAACCGCCCGAGTTATATCAATGCTGCCCGCCCGGAGAGGGGGCGGGAACTTTACGACGAATATGTCAGTCAGCTGCAGGCTTTTATTTCGCAGGTTGAAACCGGCATCTTTCAGGCAGAGATGGAGGTCAGTCTGGTCAATGACGGCCCGGTTACTTTGATCCTCGAAAGCACCGGGCGGAAATAA
- a CDS encoding P-loop domain-containing protein — MKDRKEFYNALAEIDGKPFAEYESLAGDYDFARYVIKCSAISTDKDADFPVFNIRVPQSIAELPGHLYDSPVRRTALEDMLARNLAEAVDQIARFDESGVARRHIMVAQPGQKILPRTCVAVTKEYVDARIRISLPFKVMMSGERLVDGEMARKLFFEDLPEVISNSIFCCNLNIAEAENFVNTMEDSDRVRQALATMGLVSFVGEGSFLAREKDSDNPDYDNIAPFEVEGDVLAEVEVPNAGTIRGLGVPAGLTVVLGDDAGGRKSFMDALAAGVFNHVPGDGREHVLTVSDAVQIDADPGRSIQEINISPFFAEIDDADPSSYSTDSAGASVSQAAGIIEALEVGARVLLVDEDTSAPAFLTTDTRVASLLGETPLSSLAQRARQMVDELGISLVVGGENLVAEYIPVADTVLKVEDFQVKDITEEAKALAIEPPPEAPAVNLGPMLARSRWIMPSSIDASVGRIDQLIQALDLKAVQFGRSVIELDSVSQLADESQTLTIGLLLYYAKLRYMQEGYPLREMLDMIDRDLSTEGLGSISRDLRGDLARPRRYELAAALNRLPTFRVSHATE; from the coding sequence ATGAAAGATAGAAAAGAATTTTACAATGCCCTCGCTGAAATTGACGGTAAACCGTTTGCCGAATATGAATCTCTGGCAGGGGATTATGATTTTGCTCGCTACGTCATCAAATGTTCGGCGATCAGTACGGACAAAGATGCTGATTTTCCCGTCTTTAATATCCGCGTTCCGCAGTCGATTGCTGAGCTTCCCGGCCATTTGTATGATTCTCCGGTTCGTCGTACGGCCCTTGAAGACATGCTTGCCCGAAACCTTGCTGAAGCTGTCGACCAGATTGCCCGTTTTGATGAAAGCGGCGTCGCCCGCCGTCATATTATGGTGGCTCAGCCGGGACAGAAAATTCTGCCACGCACTTGTGTTGCTGTCACAAAAGAATATGTAGATGCCCGTATCCGCATTTCTCTTCCCTTCAAGGTTATGATGTCCGGCGAACGTCTGGTCGATGGCGAAATGGCCCGTAAGCTTTTCTTCGAAGACCTTCCTGAGGTCATCAGCAACAGTATTTTCTGCTGCAACCTGAACATTGCCGAGGCGGAAAACTTCGTGAACACCATGGAGGATTCCGACCGCGTTCGTCAGGCGCTTGCCACGATGGGGTTGGTCAGTTTTGTTGGCGAAGGTTCCTTCCTGGCCCGCGAGAAAGATTCAGACAATCCTGATTACGACAACATTGCTCCTTTCGAAGTGGAAGGCGATGTACTTGCAGAAGTTGAGGTTCCCAATGCCGGAACCATTCGCGGCCTCGGGGTTCCGGCCGGTTTGACGGTTGTTCTCGGTGATGATGCCGGTGGACGCAAAAGCTTTATGGATGCGCTGGCCGCCGGCGTTTTCAATCACGTCCCTGGCGATGGCCGTGAGCACGTTCTGACGGTTTCCGATGCGGTGCAGATCGACGCCGATCCGGGTCGCAGCATTCAGGAAATCAACATTTCCCCGTTCTTTGCGGAAATCGACGACGCAGATCCTTCTTCTTACAGCACAGATTCTGCCGGCGCTTCTGTTTCTCAGGCTGCCGGGATCATTGAGGCTCTCGAAGTGGGTGCCCGAGTGCTGCTGGTCGATGAAGACACCTCGGCCCCTGCATTCCTCACCACAGATACCCGCGTTGCATCCCTGCTGGGCGAAACCCCGCTTTCCTCCCTCGCACAGCGTGCCCGCCAGATGGTTGATGAGCTGGGTATTTCTTTGGTGGTCGGTGGAGAAAATCTGGTCGCTGAATACATCCCGGTTGCAGACACCGTATTGAAAGTTGAAGACTTCCAGGTCAAAGACATCACGGAAGAGGCCAAAGCGCTCGCCATCGAGCCGCCGCCGGAAGCTCCGGCTGTGAACCTTGGGCCGATGCTCGCACGTTCCCGCTGGATTATGCCCAGCAGTATCGATGCTTCTGTCGGTCGCATTGACCAGCTGATCCAGGCTCTGGATCTCAAGGCGGTCCAGTTCGGCCGCTCCGTGATTGAGTTGGACAGCGTGTCGCAGCTTGCGGATGAGAGTCAGACGCTGACCATCGGTCTGCTTCTCTACTACGCAAAGCTGCGTTACATGCAGGAAGGCTACCCGCTGCGCGAAATGCTCGACATGATCGACCGTGACCTCAGCACCGAAGGCCTCGGGTCCATTTCCCGCGACCTGCGCGGCGACCTGGCCCGCCCGCGTCGTTACGAACTGGCCGCAGCGCTCAATCGCCTGCCGACCTTCCGCGTTTCCCACGCGACCGAATAA
- a CDS encoding polyprenyl synthetase family protein — protein MTDPKSYISLHTQTVNETLERILPPETERPERLHQATRYSVFAGGKRLRPILCIAACEACGGTPQQAIKAACALELLHTYTLIHDDLPAMDNDTLRRGRPTCHVAFDEATAILAGDALLTLAFEVLATVPNIGNTLTLELARAAGSRGVIAGQAEDLAAEGQMPNAEMVEYIHRNKTAALIRAACVMGGLCAGADSHYLENLATYSENIGLAFQLVDDLLDESSTEEELGKNIGSDKEKGKMTWPAVHGIEATRIKADELTHKACSAAENLPHAAILNAIAQLMVARRN, from the coding sequence ATGACCGATCCAAAAAGCTATATTTCCTTGCACACGCAAACCGTCAACGAAACACTTGAACGCATCCTTCCACCGGAAACCGAACGCCCCGAACGGCTCCACCAGGCGACGCGTTACAGCGTTTTCGCGGGAGGGAAACGACTGCGCCCCATCCTGTGCATCGCCGCTTGCGAAGCGTGCGGAGGGACGCCGCAACAGGCGATCAAAGCCGCCTGTGCGCTCGAACTGCTCCACACCTACACCCTGATTCACGACGATCTGCCCGCCATGGACAATGACACGCTTCGCCGCGGTCGCCCGACCTGCCACGTCGCGTTCGACGAAGCAACCGCCATTCTGGCAGGCGACGCACTCCTCACTCTCGCGTTCGAGGTGCTCGCAACGGTTCCCAACATCGGAAACACGCTAACACTCGAGCTTGCCCGCGCGGCCGGAAGCCGCGGCGTTATCGCCGGACAGGCCGAAGATCTCGCCGCCGAAGGACAAATGCCGAACGCTGAGATGGTGGAATATATTCACCGCAACAAAACAGCAGCACTGATTCGCGCGGCCTGCGTCATGGGAGGGCTCTGCGCCGGAGCAGATTCCCACTATCTGGAAAATCTGGCAACCTACAGTGAAAACATCGGCCTGGCCTTTCAACTGGTTGATGATCTGCTCGACGAAAGCTCTACGGAAGAAGAACTCGGCAAAAACATCGGCTCTGATAAGGAAAAAGGAAAGATGACCTGGCCTGCAGTTCACGGAATTGAGGCCACGCGAATAAAAGCCGATGAATTAACCCACAAAGCCTGCAGCGCGGCAGAGAACCTTCCGCACGCCGCAATTCTCAATGCGATCGCTCAACTGATGGTTGCGCGCCGCAACTGA